In a genomic window of Acidilobus saccharovorans 345-15:
- a CDS encoding succinate dehydrogenase, giving the protein MAREQGGAVEKENRPGFWRSSLNPWTVRTKNNPERVAFVLHRVTGFIILAFLLAHILETDSPVWSQIVYHVNGWAFWNHIMGIESGLAFRIGEFIVAGAVLFHAPNGIRLLLTEFFGVGVGRPGDPKPPYVPFTFTAAQRQWLYAVFVVWIVLWIIAGVIIFT; this is encoded by the coding sequence ATGGCCAGGGAACAGGGAGGGGCGGTGGAGAAGGAGAACAGGCCCGGCTTCTGGAGGTCGAGCCTCAACCCGTGGACTGTCAGGACTAAGAACAACCCGGAGAGGGTGGCCTTCGTGCTTCACAGGGTGACGGGCTTCATAATTCTGGCCTTCCTCCTGGCGCACATACTTGAGACTGACTCGCCCGTCTGGTCTCAGATAGTCTACCACGTGAACGGCTGGGCCTTCTGGAACCACATAATGGGCATTGAGAGCGGGCTGGCCTTCAGGATTGGCGAGTTCATAGTGGCCGGGGCGGTGCTCTTCCACGCCCCCAACGGCATAAGGCTGCTGCTCACCGAGTTCTTCGGCGTCGGCGTCGGCAGGCCCGGCGACCCGAAGCCGCCCTACGTGCCTTTCACCTTCACTGCGGCGCAGAGGCAGTGGCTCTACGCTGTTTTTGTGGTGTGGATAGTGCTCTGGATCATAGCTGGGGTGATAATATTCACGTGA
- the tldD gene encoding zinc metalloprotease TldD, which produces MEVIDEALRLGASFADLRYYRAKTLVVTSSEARDLVNNYGISEGYALRALVNGSWGYYTTSSEVTREAAGEAVRSASGQGNAKVYLLSPLRDRVRVREKYPLDRDPLEVMNELRKVREQVRAAEPRVKSITVSYAHVQYDKGYWSSDGRDLELSYSISRVSLTAVAREGDIVASAYASASTYLGYALEAFDVSELVDTLLRRLRAQLRGVAVKPGQYQVVLSPDVSGVFAHEALGHLAEADLAVNGILGKLRGKRIGAEFVNVSDSPQLDEPMAIGITPYDDEGVRGREVKIIEGGVVKELMNDRSYAASLGEEPTGNGRAEDFRSSVIVRMRNTYFKPGDMTLDELLEDVKDGFLMESVMGGQTSSDGTFQFGIQEGYRVVNGEVREPIRGAGIAGYTIETIGNIDGVSRDFRVWPGVCGKSGQSVFVGTGGPYVRVSKLKVG; this is translated from the coding sequence GTGGAGGTCATAGATGAGGCCCTTAGGCTTGGCGCTTCCTTCGCCGACCTGAGGTACTACAGGGCCAAGACGCTCGTCGTCACCAGCAGCGAGGCCAGGGACCTGGTCAACAACTACGGCATATCAGAGGGCTACGCCCTCAGGGCCCTGGTCAACGGCTCCTGGGGCTACTACACCACCTCCTCGGAGGTCACCAGGGAGGCGGCAGGGGAGGCCGTGAGGTCCGCCTCGGGCCAGGGGAACGCCAAGGTGTACCTCCTCAGCCCCCTGAGGGACAGGGTCAGGGTCAGGGAGAAGTACCCGCTTGACAGGGACCCGCTTGAGGTGATGAACGAGCTGAGGAAGGTAAGGGAGCAGGTGAGGGCTGCGGAGCCGAGGGTCAAGTCGATCACTGTCAGCTACGCCCACGTCCAGTACGACAAGGGCTACTGGAGCAGCGACGGCAGGGACCTGGAGCTGAGCTACTCAATATCGAGGGTCTCGCTCACCGCCGTGGCCCGAGAGGGCGACATTGTGGCCTCGGCGTACGCCTCGGCCTCCACGTACCTGGGCTACGCCCTTGAGGCCTTTGACGTCAGCGAGCTCGTGGACACCCTGCTCAGGAGGCTCAGGGCCCAGCTCAGGGGCGTGGCCGTGAAGCCTGGGCAGTACCAGGTTGTGCTCAGCCCCGACGTCTCCGGCGTGTTCGCCCACGAGGCCCTGGGGCACCTGGCGGAGGCGGACCTGGCGGTTAACGGGATACTTGGGAAGCTCAGGGGCAAGAGGATAGGGGCCGAGTTCGTCAACGTCTCAGACTCGCCTCAGCTTGACGAGCCCATGGCGATAGGCATAACCCCCTACGACGACGAGGGCGTCAGGGGGAGGGAGGTCAAGATAATAGAGGGCGGCGTCGTGAAGGAGCTCATGAACGACAGGTCATACGCGGCGTCCCTGGGGGAGGAGCCCACGGGCAACGGGAGGGCCGAGGACTTCAGGAGCAGCGTGATAGTCCGCATGAGGAACACCTACTTCAAGCCAGGGGACATGACGCTCGACGAGCTCCTGGAGGACGTCAAGGACGGCTTCCTTATGGAGTCAGTCATGGGAGGGCAGACTAGCAGCGACGGCACGTTTCAGTTCGGCATACAGGAGGGCTACCGGGTTGTTAACGGTGAGGTGAGGGAGCCCATAAGGGGCGCGGGCATAGCGGGCTACACCATAGAGACCATAGGCAACATAGACGGGGTCTCGAGGGACTTCAGAGTGTGGCCGGGGGTCTGCGGCAAGTCGGGCCAGAGCGTCTTCGTCGGCACAGGGGGGCCCTACGTTAGGGTGTCGAAGCTCAAGGTGGGGTGA
- a CDS encoding succinate dehydrogenase/fumarate reductase flavoprotein subunit produces MPVETIYHDVVVIGSGIAGLRAAVELKRRYGDKLNVGIVSKVQLMRSHSVAAEGGTAAALYPQEGDSFALHAWDTIKGSDFLADQDVVWNFVKLMPEEILLLDHWGIQWSRRPDGRIMQRPFGGHSFPRTTMAADRLGHAVMRTLYNKLLQYDGWERYDEWFVTDFIIENNTYKGFFAINLKDGNLYMFRSKAAIIAMGGLGRLYPFTTYAHTVTGDGMAAAYRAGLAIKDPEMVQFHPTGLVPNGILITEGARGDGAILKNKNGERFMARYAPKFLDLAPRDVVSRSIYTEYLQGRAFIDEATGMPYVQLDMTHLGEEKINEKLPAIREIGIRYVGIDPVEEPLPVFPAAHYHMGGIATDIYYRVMTPDHKWVKGLFAAGEAAAASVHGANRLGGNATAECLVSGRITGMLAGEYALKLGEPSSPEPDVAKKEEDFVWGLVKKESGTPSYQIRRQMHNIMMKDFYVFRNGTDMSEGLSQLIKLRDSYLNEVYLEDKERIYNTDLVQALETYNMLQNAVVVAAAALNRTESRGAHYRTDYPQRDDVNWLKHTIAIRDASTNLGVGFSYWPVTITTWKPVERHY; encoded by the coding sequence ATGCCGGTTGAGACTATTTATCACGATGTTGTAGTCATAGGGTCCGGCATCGCGGGGCTGAGGGCCGCAGTTGAGCTCAAGAGAAGGTACGGCGATAAGCTCAACGTTGGAATAGTAAGCAAGGTACAGCTCATGAGGAGCCACAGCGTGGCCGCCGAGGGAGGCACGGCGGCCGCCCTCTACCCCCAGGAGGGGGACAGCTTCGCCCTGCATGCCTGGGACACGATTAAGGGCTCTGACTTCCTTGCCGATCAGGACGTCGTCTGGAACTTCGTGAAGCTGATGCCCGAGGAGATCCTGCTGCTGGACCACTGGGGCATACAGTGGTCCAGGAGGCCCGACGGGAGGATAATGCAGAGGCCCTTCGGGGGCCACAGCTTCCCGAGGACCACCATGGCGGCCGACAGGCTGGGGCACGCCGTGATGAGGACCCTCTACAACAAGCTGCTCCAGTACGACGGCTGGGAGAGGTACGACGAGTGGTTCGTCACGGACTTCATAATTGAGAACAACACGTACAAGGGGTTCTTCGCCATAAACCTCAAGGACGGCAACCTCTACATGTTCAGGAGCAAGGCCGCCATAATAGCCATGGGGGGCCTGGGGAGGCTCTACCCGTTCACCACCTACGCCCACACGGTGACGGGCGACGGCATGGCGGCTGCCTACAGGGCGGGGCTCGCTATAAAGGACCCTGAGATGGTGCAGTTCCACCCAACCGGCCTGGTGCCCAACGGGATCCTCATAACTGAGGGGGCCAGGGGCGACGGAGCTATACTGAAGAACAAGAACGGCGAGAGGTTCATGGCCAGGTACGCGCCCAAGTTCCTCGACCTGGCCCCGAGGGACGTGGTCTCAAGGTCAATATACACGGAGTACCTGCAGGGCAGGGCGTTCATTGACGAGGCCACAGGGATGCCATACGTGCAGCTTGACATGACTCACCTGGGCGAGGAGAAGATAAACGAGAAGCTACCAGCGATAAGGGAGATAGGCATAAGGTACGTGGGCATAGACCCAGTCGAGGAGCCGCTGCCCGTTTTCCCAGCGGCGCACTACCACATGGGAGGCATAGCAACCGACATATACTACCGCGTCATGACGCCTGACCACAAGTGGGTCAAGGGCCTCTTCGCGGCCGGCGAGGCCGCCGCGGCATCGGTGCACGGGGCCAACAGGCTCGGGGGCAACGCGACAGCTGAGTGCCTGGTGAGCGGAAGGATAACTGGGATGCTCGCGGGCGAGTACGCCCTCAAGCTGGGCGAGCCCTCCAGCCCAGAGCCTGACGTCGCCAAGAAGGAGGAGGACTTCGTGTGGGGCCTGGTGAAGAAGGAGAGTGGCACGCCGTCATATCAGATAAGGAGGCAGATGCACAACATAATGATGAAGGACTTCTACGTCTTCAGGAACGGCACGGACATGAGCGAGGGCCTCTCGCAGCTCATAAAGCTCAGGGACTCCTACCTCAACGAGGTCTACCTTGAGGACAAGGAGAGGATCTACAACACTGACCTAGTGCAGGCCCTTGAGACGTACAACATGCTCCAGAACGCCGTGGTGGTGGCCGCCGCAGCCCTCAACAGGACGGAGAGCAGGGGAGCGCACTACAGGACCGACTACCCGCAGAGGGACGACGTGAACTGGCTGAAGCACACCATAGCTATAAGGGACGCCAGTACAAACCTAGGCGTCGGCTTTTCATACTGGCCTGTCACCATAACCACGTGGAAGCCCGTCGAGAGGCACTACTGA
- a CDS encoding tRNA (adenine-N1)-methyltransferase encodes MSAVGEGDWALLIVEGRERRKSYVFRVRSKASYTTFAGSLRGSQLVGIPWGSRVELGKGVAYVLKPNLYDLMMHVLPRRSQVIYPKDAGYIASAAGLLPGMRVLEAGAGSGFLTIWLAAHVCPGGAVYTYEVRSDMRELAASNVRAAGLEGCVTIKEGDIRKGAEERELDAAFLDMPDPWEALGPIRPSLKPSAPVVVFTPTVNQVIKLLDALKSIGGYAVQEVSELIKREWEARPEALRPAVRMIGHTGFITVLRALA; translated from the coding sequence ATGTCAGCCGTCGGCGAGGGCGACTGGGCGCTGCTGATAGTTGAGGGCAGGGAGAGGAGGAAGAGCTACGTCTTCAGGGTCAGGTCCAAGGCCTCCTACACCACGTTCGCCGGCAGCCTGAGGGGGTCCCAGCTCGTGGGGATCCCCTGGGGCTCAAGGGTGGAGCTCGGCAAGGGGGTCGCCTACGTGCTGAAGCCCAACCTTTACGACTTAATGATGCACGTCCTCCCGAGGAGGAGCCAGGTCATATATCCTAAGGACGCGGGCTACATAGCGTCCGCGGCGGGCCTCCTGCCCGGCATGAGGGTCCTTGAGGCCGGGGCCGGGAGCGGCTTCCTGACAATATGGCTAGCAGCCCACGTGTGCCCGGGGGGAGCTGTCTACACATATGAGGTGAGGAGCGACATGAGGGAGCTGGCCGCCTCAAACGTGAGGGCCGCTGGGCTTGAGGGCTGCGTCACAATAAAGGAGGGCGACATAAGGAAGGGGGCTGAGGAGAGGGAGCTGGACGCGGCGTTCCTTGACATGCCTGACCCCTGGGAGGCCCTGGGCCCCATAAGGCCCTCGCTCAAGCCCTCGGCCCCGGTGGTGGTCTTCACGCCCACCGTGAACCAGGTCATTAAGCTTCTCGACGCCCTGAAGTCCATAGGAGGCTACGCCGTGCAGGAGGTGAGCGAGCTCATAAAGAGGGAGTGGGAGGCCAGGCCAGAGGCCCTCAGGCCCGCCGTGAGGATGATAGGCCACACGGGCTTCATAACTGTGCTAAGGGCCCTGGCCTAG
- a CDS encoding succinate:quinone oxidoreductase hydrophobic anchor subunit D, whose amino-acid sequence MSSGKASSVQIWQYITAILLIGLLGFHLLERVPWIWGVSTMDQTLTAAFVYSDYVHFGWALLLLAYVALFHGLNGVRGMLLELRQGRMYTATINALFWIVFIVFAAIATLTVVKLPAYP is encoded by the coding sequence ATGTCGAGCGGTAAGGCCTCGAGCGTTCAGATCTGGCAGTACATAACTGCCATACTGCTCATAGGGCTGCTTGGCTTCCACCTGCTTGAGAGGGTGCCCTGGATCTGGGGCGTGTCTACGATGGACCAGACCCTGACCGCCGCCTTCGTCTACAGTGACTACGTGCACTTCGGCTGGGCGCTGCTCCTCCTGGCCTACGTTGCGCTCTTCCACGGCCTCAACGGCGTCAGGGGCATGTTGCTTGAGCTCAGGCAGGGCAGGATGTACACGGCAACCATAAACGCCCTCTTCTGGATAGTGTTTATCGTGTTCGCCGCTATAGCCACACTAACTGTGGTAAAGCTGCCTGCTTACCCGTGA
- the mvk gene encoding mevalonate kinase — MPGPTAPLGTITRYAKAVAPAKAILFGEHFVVNGSRAIATALGLWTQAIAYEKPSWPIEVESPALGLRCATGPELSCSSREATPLLAVVKALRGADVDVPPARVIISSEAPASAGLGSSASSSAALASALAELAGAGLSKEELYRVVMEGERAAHGNPSGVDPAAVIYGGTIVFRKGAGVVGTISPGLSVPLIVADSGARRSTSAPVLSVIRFLDRIGGLRDSMIGLVEQIIDLASDAIRKGSLEDIGNLMNINHGLLSAIGVSTPELEELVHAARRAGALGAKLTGAGWGGSIIAIAQPEKTNDVVSALSAHSRWVRALEAGAEGARVVEASY; from the coding sequence ATTCCTGGGCCCACGGCTCCCCTAGGGACAATCACGAGGTACGCCAAGGCAGTAGCCCCGGCCAAGGCAATACTCTTCGGGGAGCACTTCGTGGTCAACGGCTCAAGGGCCATAGCCACGGCCCTCGGCCTCTGGACCCAGGCAATAGCGTACGAGAAGCCCTCCTGGCCCATTGAGGTGGAGTCCCCAGCCCTTGGGCTCAGGTGCGCCACCGGGCCTGAGCTCTCCTGCAGCTCGAGGGAGGCCACCCCGCTGCTGGCGGTTGTGAAGGCCCTGAGGGGCGCTGACGTTGACGTGCCCCCTGCCAGGGTTATAATAAGCAGCGAGGCGCCGGCCTCGGCTGGGCTCGGCTCCAGCGCCTCATCGTCAGCGGCCCTCGCCTCGGCCCTGGCGGAGCTCGCCGGGGCAGGCCTGAGCAAGGAGGAGCTCTACCGGGTCGTCATGGAGGGCGAGAGGGCGGCCCACGGGAACCCGAGCGGCGTCGACCCGGCCGCGGTGATATACGGCGGCACCATTGTCTTCAGGAAGGGGGCCGGCGTGGTAGGAACCATAAGCCCTGGCCTCAGCGTGCCCCTGATAGTAGCTGACTCCGGCGCGAGGAGGAGCACCAGCGCGCCGGTGCTCTCAGTGATAAGGTTCCTCGACAGGATAGGGGGCCTCAGGGACTCCATGATAGGCCTCGTGGAGCAGATCATAGACCTGGCCTCTGACGCCATCAGGAAGGGCTCACTGGAGGACATCGGGAACCTCATGAACATAAACCACGGGCTCCTCTCGGCAATAGGCGTCTCTACGCCTGAGCTTGAGGAGCTGGTACACGCCGCCAGGAGGGCCGGGGCCCTGGGCGCCAAGCTCACGGGGGCCGGGTGGGGAGGCTCGATAATAGCCATTGCGCAGCCTGAGAAAACAAACGACGTGGTTAGTGCCCTCTCGGCCCACTCGCGCTGGGTCAGGGCCCTCGAGGCCGGGGCCGAGGGGGCTAGGGTCGTGGAGGCCAGCTACTAA
- a CDS encoding MFS transporter encodes MSGSSKSLGEALKLAISANLGWGFELFDFVVYLYAGTTMAELFFPSSVKIASLLEFYLTLVIGYLARPVGGVIFGHYGDRLGRKRLWFVSLLGMGISTIAIGFLPTYAAIGIAAPIAIVLLRVVQGLFVAGEWSGGMTFVVENAPDHLRGLLGGIQQGGAALGLIFAAIASEVASYFAPTPAQFASYGWRVMFWFGAIPLAIALAVRWRVSESVEWLAKARGDPEKVPILTVFRRWWSLVIISTLIIVGEATVYYGVVAFMPDFLQNNVGMPSGEIAMVVLVTNIVWFVTSPLFGYISDIIRSRKLYLAAAYALIAATSYPVLRMLYSGSYAAALAAGAVVGLLFSWQYAVLPAFLGENISTRVRYSYIAFVINVGVALSSLAPFAVTYLGYRINNTPLANILVAIGAAVLAMTFTLASPRDRIGAPLM; translated from the coding sequence TTGAGTGGGTCCAGCAAGAGCCTGGGCGAGGCCCTTAAGCTGGCTATATCCGCGAACCTGGGGTGGGGCTTTGAGCTCTTCGACTTCGTCGTATACCTTTACGCTGGAACCACTATGGCTGAGCTCTTCTTCCCGTCAAGCGTTAAGATAGCAAGCCTCCTGGAGTTCTACTTGACCCTTGTCATAGGCTACCTCGCAAGGCCCGTAGGCGGCGTCATATTCGGCCACTACGGCGACAGGCTGGGCAGGAAGAGGCTCTGGTTCGTCTCGCTCCTGGGCATGGGCATCTCCACGATAGCCATAGGCTTCCTGCCGACCTACGCAGCCATAGGCATAGCGGCGCCCATTGCAATAGTGCTCCTCAGGGTGGTCCAGGGGCTCTTCGTGGCGGGCGAGTGGAGCGGCGGGATGACTTTTGTCGTTGAGAACGCCCCTGACCACCTCCGCGGCCTCCTGGGCGGGATACAGCAGGGAGGGGCTGCCCTCGGCCTCATATTTGCGGCCATAGCCTCCGAGGTCGCAAGCTACTTCGCCCCGACGCCGGCGCAGTTCGCGTCATATGGCTGGAGGGTAATGTTCTGGTTCGGCGCTATCCCCCTAGCAATAGCCCTCGCCGTGAGGTGGAGGGTCTCGGAGAGCGTGGAGTGGCTGGCCAAGGCCAGGGGCGACCCGGAGAAGGTGCCAATACTCACCGTGTTCAGGAGGTGGTGGAGCCTCGTGATAATTTCGACCCTAATAATAGTTGGCGAGGCCACCGTCTACTACGGGGTGGTCGCCTTCATGCCCGACTTCCTCCAGAACAACGTCGGTATGCCATCCGGCGAGATCGCCATGGTTGTCCTCGTCACAAACATCGTCTGGTTCGTGACCTCACCCCTCTTCGGCTACATAAGCGACATAATAAGGTCCAGGAAGCTTTACCTGGCGGCTGCCTACGCGCTGATAGCGGCTACTTCCTATCCAGTGCTCCGCATGCTCTACAGCGGCAGCTACGCGGCCGCCCTGGCGGCGGGCGCAGTCGTGGGCCTGCTGTTCTCATGGCAGTACGCCGTCCTGCCGGCGTTCCTGGGCGAGAACATAAGCACGAGGGTGAGGTACTCCTACATAGCCTTCGTCATAAACGTTGGCGTGGCCCTCTCGTCCCTAGCGCCGTTCGCGGTGACTTACCTGGGCTACAGGATTAACAACACGCCCCTCGCAAACATACTGGTTGCCATCGGGGCGGCCGTGCTCGCCATGACATTCACCCTGGCGTCGCCCAGGGACAGGATAGGGGCCCCGCTCATGTAA
- the gcvH gene encoding glycine cleavage system protein GcvH — MARYQVTVGKTTFTVDDSLLYTQSDEWVKVEGDSVRVGITDYAQRQLKDIVGVDLPKVGQEVHENMDLAVLESVKATAEVYSPVNGVVKEVNEALLDRPELINKEPYDGGWIAVIEVKGGLDKSKFLDHQAYVNNVKSRSK, encoded by the coding sequence TTGGCAAGGTACCAGGTCACGGTCGGCAAGACCACGTTCACGGTTGATGACTCCCTGCTCTACACGCAGAGCGACGAGTGGGTCAAGGTTGAGGGCGACAGCGTGAGGGTGGGGATAACGGACTACGCCCAGAGGCAGCTCAAGGACATAGTTGGCGTCGACCTGCCAAAGGTCGGCCAGGAGGTCCACGAGAACATGGACCTTGCAGTGCTGGAGTCTGTCAAGGCCACGGCCGAGGTGTACTCGCCGGTTAACGGGGTCGTCAAGGAGGTCAACGAGGCCCTGCTTGACAGGCCCGAGCTGATAAACAAGGAGCCATACGACGGCGGCTGGATAGCGGTCATAGAGGTCAAGGGAGGCCTCGACAAATCTAAGTTCCTTGACCACCAGGCGTACGTCAACAACGTCAAGTCAAGGAGCAAGTGA
- a CDS encoding HpcH/HpaI aldolase/citrate lyase family protein yields MRRRSQLYVPGNNEHMIRKSTELEADSVIIDLEDAVPPDKKDEARDLLRRLVKELDWGRRELAVRVNSPSTKEGLKDLALLSELDVDLVVIPKAEGDLSFIHRSLGVSLEPIVETARGLARIEDLVTSEGVAAITYGPADLALSVGGQAQRYQRNEYAKTAIVVYAKAYGVDPIDSVFFDLRDLAGFEAECREARALGYVGKQVIHPSQIPIANAVFTPSKEELELAREIVKAYESAARQGRGAIRFRDQLVDYVHYATAKRLLEDYGEGA; encoded by the coding sequence TTGAGGAGGAGGTCCCAGCTCTACGTGCCCGGGAACAACGAGCACATGATAAGGAAGAGCACCGAGCTGGAGGCGGACAGCGTGATAATAGACCTTGAGGACGCGGTGCCGCCCGACAAGAAGGACGAGGCGAGGGACCTGCTCAGGAGGCTGGTCAAGGAGCTTGACTGGGGCAGGAGGGAGCTGGCCGTCAGGGTAAACTCGCCTTCTACCAAGGAGGGCCTCAAGGACCTTGCCCTGCTCTCTGAGCTCGACGTAGACCTGGTCGTCATACCTAAGGCGGAGGGGGACCTGAGCTTCATACACAGGTCCCTGGGGGTCAGCCTGGAGCCCATAGTTGAGACCGCCAGGGGGCTCGCGAGGATCGAGGACCTGGTGACCTCCGAGGGGGTGGCGGCCATAACCTACGGCCCAGCTGACCTGGCCCTGAGCGTCGGGGGACAGGCGCAGAGGTACCAGAGGAACGAGTACGCCAAGACTGCCATAGTGGTCTACGCCAAGGCCTACGGGGTGGACCCCATAGACTCCGTGTTCTTCGACCTGAGGGACCTCGCCGGCTTTGAGGCCGAGTGCAGGGAGGCCAGGGCCCTTGGGTACGTGGGCAAGCAGGTCATACACCCCTCCCAGATACCTATAGCAAACGCCGTCTTCACGCCGTCCAAGGAGGAGCTGGAGCTTGCCAGGGAGATAGTTAAGGCCTACGAGTCCGCGGCCAGGCAGGGCAGGGGGGCCATAAGGTTCAGGGACCAGCTGGTGGACTACGTGCACTACGCCACCGCCAAGAGGCTGCTCGAGGACTACGGTGAGGGCGCTTGA
- a CDS encoding succinate dehydrogenase/fumarate reductase iron-sulfur subunit, translating into MAMDMEAARRSPPKQVTVRIRRYDPETKKTWWQEYKIEAHRGMTVLDALLKIKEDVDHTIVMRYSCRQGICGSCGVVVNGTPRLACQTQLTEVVSDANPVMTIEPLYNFPVIRDLMTDFTDFFNKHRSVKPYLIRNDKEEQENPKGQYDMYPDEYLQIYQYTNCVYCGLCYAACPVVAADPEFLGPQALMYALRFVNDVRDEGWKERFLIVDTEHGCHRCHFAASCSAVCPKAVDPAGAIQSLRSKLFRFRLGLYKRRVSKIIGPPPEKGEKVPLPPEATLLPGVDLKKLEEEPVVIKLPEDY; encoded by the coding sequence ATGGCAATGGACATGGAGGCTGCGAGGAGGTCTCCTCCCAAGCAGGTGACCGTGAGGATAAGGAGGTACGACCCCGAGACCAAGAAGACGTGGTGGCAGGAGTACAAGATAGAGGCCCACAGGGGCATGACAGTGCTCGACGCACTGCTTAAGATAAAGGAGGACGTGGATCACACGATAGTGATGAGGTACAGCTGCAGGCAGGGCATATGCGGCAGCTGCGGCGTGGTGGTCAACGGCACCCCGAGGCTGGCGTGCCAGACCCAGCTGACAGAGGTCGTGAGTGATGCAAACCCTGTTATGACAATTGAGCCGCTCTACAACTTCCCAGTCATAAGGGACCTCATGACTGACTTCACGGACTTCTTCAACAAGCACAGGAGCGTCAAGCCATACCTGATAAGGAACGACAAGGAGGAGCAGGAGAACCCCAAGGGACAGTACGACATGTACCCCGACGAGTACCTGCAGATTTACCAGTACACCAACTGCGTCTACTGCGGCCTCTGCTACGCGGCCTGCCCAGTGGTCGCCGCCGACCCGGAGTTCCTTGGGCCGCAGGCGCTTATGTACGCCCTGAGGTTCGTCAATGACGTCAGGGACGAGGGCTGGAAGGAGAGGTTCCTGATAGTGGACACCGAGCACGGCTGCCACAGGTGCCACTTCGCCGCCTCCTGCAGCGCCGTGTGCCCGAAGGCAGTCGACCCCGCGGGCGCCATACAGTCGCTGAGGAGCAAGCTGTTCAGGTTCAGGCTTGGGCTCTACAAGAGGAGGGTCAGCAAGATCATTGGGCCGCCGCCGGAGAAGGGCGAGAAGGTGCCGCTGCCGCCCGAGGCCACCCTGCTGCCAGGGGTTGACCTCAAGAAGCTCGAGGAGGAGCCTGTAGTAATCAAGCTGCCCGAGGACTACTGA